The Halomonas sp. 7T genome contains a region encoding:
- a CDS encoding conjugal transfer protein TraX, whose translation MAEQTALHLPSRPVETLRPSSHWTAWGQWLALFTMTVDHLTRYVLPGTWQLDWAGSSIGRIAFPLFAAMVAWHGLFNTRNPLRYAWRILIIGIAAQVPYMLMPRASDAFILNVCFTLASGLALGALVRQGWQHYQQQTLGLGWLMFGAGVGVTVWYLLGFWVEYGHNGLLLIPLFMFAMQALSETRDAFVSRLWAGLAAFPVLWIAGQMNASDMAKSFTVATCVIVLMLATGAAQRVPPVVLAMPRRLWLAWYPGHFALIALWLLLSGQLAG comes from the coding sequence ATGGCTGAACAAACGGCTCTGCACTTGCCATCCCGTCCCGTTGAGACACTTCGTCCCTCGTCCCACTGGACGGCATGGGGCCAGTGGCTCGCACTTTTCACCATGACGGTCGACCACCTGACCCGCTATGTACTGCCTGGCACGTGGCAACTCGACTGGGCGGGGTCTTCTATTGGGCGTATTGCGTTTCCGCTATTTGCAGCCATGGTAGCGTGGCACGGGCTGTTTAACACGCGCAATCCACTGCGTTACGCCTGGCGAATTCTCATTATCGGCATTGCCGCACAAGTGCCCTATATGCTGATGCCCCGCGCCTCTGATGCGTTTATTCTTAATGTCTGCTTCACCCTGGCGAGCGGCTTGGCGCTGGGAGCGTTGGTACGCCAAGGCTGGCAGCACTATCAGCAGCAAACCTTAGGATTAGGCTGGCTGATGTTCGGCGCTGGGGTTGGCGTAACCGTATGGTACTTGCTGGGTTTTTGGGTGGAGTATGGGCATAACGGGCTACTGTTAATCCCACTGTTCATGTTTGCGATGCAGGCGCTGAGTGAAACCCGCGATGCATTCGTATCGCGCCTTTGGGCGGGCTTAGCCGCATTTCCGGTGCTATGGATTGCAGGACAAATGAATGCCTCCGACATGGCAAAGTCCTTCACCGTGGCGACCTGCGTGATCGTGCTCATGCTCGCCACAGGCGCTGCACAGCGAGTACCGCCGGTGGTGCTGGCCATGCCACGCCGCCTCTGGTTAGCGTGGTACCCAGGTCACTTTGCCCTTATCGCCCTGTGGTTACTACTCAGCGGCCAGCTGGCAGGCTAG